In Salinibaculum sp. SYNS191, the genomic window GTCGCGGAGAGCACGGAGAGGACGGCGATGTAGCATGTATTTACAAGCACCATCGTTTTCCGATGCACCGTCGACAGTTGGCTCTGGGTGCCCGTCCACGCACTCGCACACTGTGGGGGCACTCACGTAACCGGGCGTCTCGTCTCTCCGGCCACCCCGCTGACTGGCTCCTGGCCCCGGGCCACCTCCTCGCGTCGTCTGTCGACCCGGAGTGTCCGGTCCCGGGAGTGTGGTGCGTTCCGGGCCGTTTCCAGAAGGGGGCGACGCCACATGGGCCGACCGCTCTGGTACACATCCGGGACGAATGCGGTCGTATCGCTACGCAACGCGGAACTATGGTTATGTGTGGTTGGTTCATCCTCCCTCACATGACCGGGGATGACAACGGGTCCGGAACCAGACGGCGGACAGACCTCCCGAGCAGCACCATTTTCGAGGTGCTGGCCGACCGGAGACGGCGGACCGTCCTCTTTCACCTTCGCCAGCACAGGGCCGCCACGGTGGACGAACTCGTCGACGTCCTCGACGAGGTAGTCGAACTCGACACAGACTCCTCCGAGCGCATCGCTGCCTCGCTCGTTCACACCCACATTCCCAAACTTGCGGCCGGTGGGCTCGTCACGTACGACCCCGACGAGGGGGTCGTCGAGTCGGTCCGTATCCACGACGAAATCGGCGAGTGGCTGGACCTCGCAGTCCGGCGGGACATCCGCGTCGGGAGCGCCGCGGCGACCGCTGCCGGCGGGGACGACCAGGGAACGATCGACGTCTTGCTCACCGACGACGAACCGGGGCTGGCCGAGATGATAGCGGCCTTTATCGAACGGGAGAACGCCGATATGACGGTGACGACAGCGGCGAGCGCCCTCGAAGCCGTGAGCACACTCAAGGAGGGCTCGTTCGACTGCATCGTGAGCGACTACCAGATGCCCGCAATCAGCGGGCTCGACCTCTTGAAAGCGGTCCGCGCCGAAGATGGGTCGATTCCGTTCATCGTTTTCACCGCGAAGGGGAGCGAAGCACTCGCCAGCGAGGCTATCACGACTGGCGTCACCGACTACGTCCAGAAGGGGACAGACCCGGACGAGTACGACAGACTGGTCGCGCGCATCCGTCGGGCCGTCGACCAGCAGCGCAACCGCCGATAACGCTTGTCCGGGGACATGAGCGACGGGAGTATCCGCCCCGGCGGCGAGACGGAAGGCCAGACGCGTCAGCCGTGGCGCGTGCTCTGTGTCGACGACGAACCCGACGTGGTCGAGGTGACCGCGGCGTTCCTCGGCCGCGAGAGCGAGCGACTCGCGCCCCTTACTGCGACGAGTCCGACCCAGGCGCTCGACATGCTGGCGACGGACGGTATCGACTGCGTCGTGAGCGACTACCAGATGCCCGAGATGAACGGACTGGCGTTTCTCAACCGTGTCCGATCGGAGTACGACGACCTCCCTTTCATCCTGTTCACGGGACAGGGAAGCGAGGAGATCGCGAGCGATGCCATCTCGGAAGGCGTGACAGAGTACCTCCAGAAGACGTCCGAACCCGACCAGTACAGGGTGCTGGCGAACTCCGTCGAGAACGCAATCGGGAGTTTCCGGGCCGAGCGCCGCGTCGCCGCGTTGCTGCACTCGGCACCGTACGGCCTCGTTATCGTCGACGCCGACGGACGCGTCCAGCAGATAAACGACCGTCTCGAAGCGCTGTTCGGCTACAGTCGCGGCGACCTCCTCGGTGAGCCGATCGACGTGCTCGTGCCGGCCCGCTGTCGCGACGGACACCCGCTGTGCGCTCGCTGGGACGCCGCGACTGAAACCGGCCGAGCGGTGGAGGGCGCCAGCGACTTCTGGGGTCGCCGGAAGGACGGCTCCGAGTTCCCCATCGAGGTCGCGCTCGCCCCGAGCGCGCCGGACAACCCCTCCGAGATCGTCGCCTCTATCAGGGACGTCTCCGTCTTCAAGTCCCG contains:
- a CDS encoding response regulator — its product is MTGDDNGSGTRRRTDLPSSTIFEVLADRRRRTVLFHLRQHRAATVDELVDVLDEVVELDTDSSERIAASLVHTHIPKLAAGGLVTYDPDEGVVESVRIHDEIGEWLDLAVRRDIRVGSAAATAAGGDDQGTIDVLLTDDEPGLAEMIAAFIERENADMTVTTAASALEAVSTLKEGSFDCIVSDYQMPAISGLDLLKAVRAEDGSIPFIVFTAKGSEALASEAITTGVTDYVQKGTDPDEYDRLVARIRRAVDQQRNRR